Proteins from a single region of Gossypium arboreum isolate Shixiya-1 chromosome 1, ASM2569848v2, whole genome shotgun sequence:
- the LOC108482035 gene encoding uncharacterized protein LOC108482035 — MLALSVNSKRQRRPNVTLGEIGDVSAAFACVFSQKTKENLVHKTWKPDSLYSQHNELDTVVEFSSKGISPDFFISADSQHNTENKNPNSSKSGFDSVGADEIHMMKSGLIFGTVTRKSRVMKRRGQSREGNNCLFGSAWSRSSKLSPRFTGEDRKEHGEKELTGIGSNAFAGYCPDNVFQDILDHETSANSKDACEYNLYEPGYDSWKDAFYEGNNVFLKSDDAWDQTIYTHNDTTSVRGWLEDLGFGRYAGIFEMHEVDEESLPLLTPDDLKEMGIFAVGHRRKLYHAIQWLRGNDSS, encoded by the coding sequence ATGTTGGCTTTAAGCGTGAATTCAAAAAGGCAAAGGCGACCGAACGTTACGTTAGGGGAAATTGGAGATGTGTCTGCTGCTTTTGCATGTGTGTTTTCTCAGAAAACTAAGGAAAATCTGGTTCACAAAACATGGAAACCTGATTCTCTCTACTCTCAACACAATGAACTTGATACTGTTGTTGAGTTTTCTTCAAAGGGAATTTCTCCAGATTTCTTCATATCGGCTGATTCCCAACACAACACAGAGAACAAGAACCCGAATTCTTCGAAATCAGGTTTCGATTCGGTTGGTGCTGATGAAATTCACATGATGAAGTCTGGTTTAATTTTTGGTACCGTAACCAGAAAGAGTAGGGTCATGAAACGGCGAGGGCAGAGTAGGGAGGGCAATAATTGCTTGTTCGGTAGTGCTTGGAGTCGGAGTTCTAAACTTAGTCCTCGGTTTACTGGTGAAGATAGAAAGGAGCATGGTGAGAAAGAGTTAACGGGAATCGGATCAAATGCTTTTGCTGGTTATTGCCCTGATAATGTTTTCCAAGACATATTGGATCATGAAACATCAGCTAACAGTAAAGATGCTTGTGAATATAATTTGTATGAACCTGGTTATGACAGTTGGAAGGATGCTTTTTATGAAGGAAACAATGTGTTTCTTAAATCTGATGATGCATGGGACCAAACAATATATACGCATAATGACACAACTAGTGTCCGAGGATGGTTGGAGGACCTTGGATTTGGCAGGTATGCTGGTATATTTGAAATGCACGAGGTCGATGAGGAAAGTCTGCCTCTGTTGACACCAGATGATCTCAAGGAGATGGGTATATTTGCAGTCGGCCATCGACGGAAGTTGTACCATGCAATACAATGGTTAAGAGGCAATGATTCTTCTTGA